The following coding sequences are from one Methanonatronarchaeum thermophilum window:
- a CDS encoding AIR synthase family protein — protein MKIGKLGSDLLENDVMPFLGFKREEVVVHSGVGEDAAVVKMGDGVQVLSTDPITGADKSIGRLAVHIACNDVAASGAEPVGILVTILFPEYIDEEDIPLLMEEISSTAEEINVEVIGGHTEVTPAVNKTVISTTAIGKARENRFLTSSNAEVGDAVVMTKTAGLEGTAIIVNDHRELVDHILNKDEIKKAKKMFNQISVIKEGLIASKNKATAAHDVTEGGVKTAAFELARASNKGITLIKKDIPIANVTKKICQELDLDPLGLMSSGTLLITTPNPNKMIKKLKKKQIPAAKIGQIEKKEFKIKENGTEKKLKPLRKDELYKLI, from the coding sequence ATGAAAATCGGTAAACTTGGCTCTGACTTATTAGAAAATGATGTAATGCCCTTTCTTGGTTTTAAAAGAGAAGAGGTTGTTGTACATTCTGGTGTTGGAGAAGATGCAGCAGTTGTTAAAATGGGGGATGGCGTTCAGGTTTTATCAACCGACCCGATAACCGGTGCGGATAAAAGTATCGGGCGGCTTGCAGTACATATAGCTTGTAATGACGTAGCAGCGTCAGGCGCAGAGCCCGTTGGAATCCTAGTCACTATTTTGTTCCCTGAATATATAGATGAAGAAGATATACCGTTGTTGATGGAAGAAATCAGTAGTACCGCAGAAGAAATCAATGTCGAAGTCATTGGAGGACATACCGAGGTAACACCTGCGGTAAATAAAACCGTTATTTCAACTACAGCTATCGGTAAAGCAAGAGAAAATAGGTTCCTAACTTCATCTAATGCAGAGGTAGGTGATGCAGTTGTAATGACTAAAACAGCTGGATTAGAAGGAACCGCAATAATAGTAAACGACCACCGAGAACTAGTTGACCATATTCTAAATAAAGATGAAATAAAAAAAGCTAAAAAAATGTTTAACCAGATCAGTGTTATAAAAGAAGGCTTAATTGCAAGTAAAAATAAAGCAACAGCTGCACACGACGTTACAGAAGGAGGTGTTAAAACCGCTGCCTTTGAACTAGCACGAGCATCAAATAAAGGAATAACATTAATAAAAAAAGACATACCTATAGCAAACGTCACAAAAAAAATATGCCAAGAACTGGATCTCGACCCACTGGGCCTGATGTCAAGTGGAACACTACTAATCACAACACCAAACCCAAATAAAATGATAAAAAAACTAAAGAAAAAACAAATCCCCGCAGCAAAAATCGGTCAAATAGAAAAAAAAGAATTTAAAATAAAAGAAAATGGAACCGAAAAAAAATTAAAACCATTAAGAAAAGACGAACTCTACAAACTGATATAA
- a CDS encoding formate--phosphoribosylaminoimidazolecarboxamide ligase family protein, whose product MDRNRINDIVSSYSDDITIGVLGSHSALEIGHGAKQEGYKTLVVCEKGREKTYTDHYSNLFDEVLVLDNFQDMVNEENQEFMRENNTIFVPNRSFSVYVGYDNIEEELEIPLLGSRNLLRTEERDIEGNQYDLLDAAGITKPKMFDSPSDIDRTVIVKVPEKTRSIERAFFYANTPEEYHEKANDRIEKGIIDADALEDATIEEYVKGAKFNANYFWSPIKEELDLLGFDRRIQTDLDGVLDLPADEQLELGASPQNVEIGHMGATMRESQIEMIFEEGIKFVEACEKEYPPGIIGLFALQGAVTKELEFYVFDVSPRIPGCPCVEPTSPYMKYKYMKDVGPGRRVAMEIETAIEKDEIEKITT is encoded by the coding sequence ATGGATAGAAACAGGATTAATGATATAGTTTCCAGTTATAGTGATGACATAACGATAGGGGTTCTTGGATCCCATTCAGCTTTAGAGATTGGGCATGGAGCCAAGCAAGAAGGATACAAAACGCTTGTAGTTTGTGAGAAAGGACGTGAGAAAACATATACCGATCATTACTCCAACCTCTTTGATGAGGTTTTAGTGCTTGATAACTTTCAAGATATGGTCAATGAAGAGAACCAGGAGTTCATGAGGGAAAACAACACGATATTCGTTCCAAACAGGTCTTTCAGCGTTTACGTGGGATATGATAATATAGAAGAAGAACTTGAGATCCCTTTACTTGGAAGCAGAAACCTGCTTAGAACAGAAGAAAGAGATATTGAAGGAAACCAATACGATTTATTGGACGCTGCAGGAATAACAAAACCCAAAATGTTCGATTCACCAAGCGATATAGACAGAACGGTCATAGTTAAAGTTCCAGAGAAAACAAGATCTATCGAAAGGGCTTTTTTCTACGCAAACACACCAGAAGAATACCACGAAAAAGCAAATGACCGAATAGAAAAAGGAATAATAGACGCAGACGCCCTAGAAGACGCAACAATAGAAGAATATGTAAAAGGCGCTAAATTCAATGCAAACTACTTTTGGTCACCAATTAAAGAAGAACTAGACCTCTTAGGTTTCGACAGAAGAATCCAAACAGATTTAGATGGAGTACTAGACCTACCTGCCGATGAACAACTTGAATTAGGAGCATCACCACAAAACGTAGAGATCGGCCATATGGGCGCAACAATGAGAGAATCACAAATCGAGATGATATTCGAAGAAGGAATAAAATTCGTAGAAGCATGTGAAAAAGAATACCCACCAGGAATAATAGGTCTGTTCGCCCTACAAGGCGCAGTAACAAAAGAACTAGAGTTCTACGTATTCGACGTAAGCCCAAGAATACCAGGATGTCCATGTGTCGAACCAACATCCCCATACATGAAATACAAATACATGAAAGACGTTGGACCCGGCCGTAGAGTAGCGATGGAAATCGAAACAGCCATCGAAAAAGACGAAATCGAAAAAATAACAACGTGA
- a CDS encoding PH domain-containing protein, translating to MRSLERRIKYVWIAYWFIGSLILGSIGRAVDTYYIDSGFYLGILVFFLFFVFGSVYSIFRYKIWGYEVRDDSLYLKRGVFTRVKTIVPYARIQHVDTQRSVLERILNLSTLVVYTAGSRGSDVNIPGLDPEHAENLQKQLKEKTTEFELGEEDAV from the coding sequence TTGAGATCACTAGAACGCCGTATTAAGTATGTTTGGATAGCGTATTGGTTTATAGGGTCACTCATACTCGGCTCTATAGGTAGAGCTGTAGATACTTACTACATAGATTCAGGTTTTTATTTAGGAATATTGGTTTTCTTCCTCTTCTTTGTTTTCGGATCGGTATATAGTATATTTAGGTATAAGATATGGGGTTATGAAGTTCGTGACGACTCTCTATATCTTAAAAGAGGAGTTTTCACTAGAGTTAAAACGATTGTTCCATATGCACGGATACAGCATGTTGATACTCAAAGAAGCGTTCTAGAACGAATATTGAACCTATCCACATTAGTCGTCTACACTGCTGGAAGCCGTGGATCAGATGTGAACATACCTGGTTTGGATCCAGAACACGCTGAAAACCTACAGAAACAACTTAAAGAAAAAACAACCGAGTTTGAGTTAGGTGAGGAAGACGCTGTATAA
- a CDS encoding formate--phosphoribosylaminoimidazolecarboxamide ligase, whose translation MTNKDILQTIEQYDQENLTIGTIGSHSALNILKGAKEQGFNTLCICQKDRKITYERFDVADEIMVVDEYADMLSKTNQTKLRQKNTILIPHGSFNAYLGNKVFDINVPIFGNRELLSWETDREKQHKWLKDSEIKLPKVIDKPSQIDNTVIAKFPGAKGGKGYFIANTEESFNQKLQEMKEKGHITEKDIKNVHIQEYIIGVNAYPQYFRSIVNQEVEMIGMDRRYESTVDSIGKIPAKEQLEIELDPTYTVVGNIPVTARESLIPEILRMGDRVVETSNEIAKPGIIGPFCLETVFTENLDIYTFEISARIVAGSNVGIGTSPYAYLKYNENMYMGKRIAKEIKEANQQNLLNKITS comes from the coding sequence ATGACCAACAAAGACATCCTACAAACAATCGAACAATACGACCAAGAAAACCTAACAATAGGAACCATAGGCTCCCACTCAGCCCTAAACATACTGAAAGGAGCCAAGGAACAAGGATTCAACACACTATGCATCTGCCAAAAAGACAGAAAAATAACATACGAAAGATTCGACGTCGCCGACGAAATAATGGTTGTAGACGAATACGCCGACATGCTATCAAAAACAAACCAAACAAAACTCCGACAAAAAAACACAATACTGATACCACACGGCTCATTCAATGCATACCTCGGAAACAAAGTATTCGACATAAACGTACCCATATTCGGAAACAGAGAACTCCTATCATGGGAAACAGACCGTGAAAAACAACACAAATGGCTAAAAGACTCAGAAATAAAACTCCCAAAAGTAATCGACAAACCCAGCCAAATCGATAACACGGTGATAGCTAAATTCCCTGGAGCAAAAGGAGGAAAAGGCTATTTCATAGCCAACACAGAAGAATCATTCAACCAAAAACTACAGGAAATGAAAGAAAAAGGCCATATAACAGAAAAAGACATAAAAAACGTCCACATCCAAGAATACATAATCGGAGTAAACGCCTACCCACAATACTTCAGATCAATTGTAAACCAAGAAGTAGAAATGATAGGGATGGACCGAAGATACGAATCAACAGTTGACAGCATCGGCAAAATACCCGCAAAAGAACAACTAGAAATCGAATTAGACCCCACATACACAGTAGTTGGAAACATCCCAGTAACAGCTCGAGAATCACTGATACCCGAAATACTACGGATGGGAGACCGCGTCGTAGAAACCTCAAACGAAATAGCAAAACCAGGAATAATAGGGCCCTTCTGCCTAGAAACCGTTTTCACCGAAAACCTCGACATATACACATTCGAAATTTCAGCAAGAATCGTAGCCGGAAGCAACGTCGGAATCGGAACCTCCCCATACGCATACCTAAAATACAACGAAAACATGTACATGGGTAAAAGAATCGCCAAAGAAATAAAAGAAGCAAACCAACAAAACCTACTAAACAAAATCACATCCTAA
- a CDS encoding PH domain-containing protein has product MVEIKLHRYSVIYRSLENLWGIAVFLFLILIIEGLPVFEEIPVFLTILVAAFLVLVGWNYAYWKRFDFKLDEGMLEIKSGVFSRRKREVPLKRVQNVDVRENIIQQALGIAELRFETAGGGATEAVLKYVSTEDAELLRKRYQYFKEGREATTEAGEKDKLLYEIDPLEMGILCLTSYSLASTIAIFAFITFIVFTFEFILDLGRGVIGDSIVLAIALLILVSFLSGWLLNAGKQFITYFDFKLYRSGDTLKYKRGLLKRYSGTIPLDKLQNITVRENVLQRIIGYAALDIDTAGYSAQQRAESGAEVAIPITKIDNIPTIIKKIEGVELERLEKIAERAMQRYGIRYSILAILITIPIYLFAEIPQTTLIITIIVLFTLALTAAYLKWIHKGYKPLENYLITRNGFWKRQTKIVPYYRIQNVIVQSSFLQRRWKLASVIPDTAGTYINIGGEIIATDLDKNDARELGDTLFRKLQKALKEYRKQKTQEKTNESLSSGQEKIDEV; this is encoded by the coding sequence TTGGTTGAAATAAAACTTCATCGTTACTCAGTAATCTATAGGTCTCTTGAGAACCTTTGGGGAATAGCAGTCTTCTTATTCCTTATACTAATAATTGAAGGCCTACCTGTGTTTGAAGAAATACCCGTTTTCCTCACTATCTTGGTTGCAGCGTTTCTTGTTCTAGTTGGATGGAACTATGCTTATTGGAAGAGGTTTGATTTCAAGTTGGATGAAGGTATGCTTGAAATCAAGTCAGGTGTTTTCAGTAGACGTAAAAGAGAGGTTCCATTAAAGCGTGTTCAAAACGTGGATGTCCGTGAAAACATTATACAGCAGGCTCTAGGGATAGCTGAATTAAGATTTGAAACAGCTGGTGGTGGAGCAACGGAAGCTGTTCTCAAATATGTCTCTACCGAAGATGCTGAGTTACTAAGAAAAAGATATCAATATTTTAAAGAGGGTCGTGAAGCCACAACCGAAGCGGGAGAAAAAGACAAATTACTATATGAAATCGACCCACTCGAGATGGGGATTCTCTGCCTAACATCCTACAGCCTAGCCTCCACTATAGCAATCTTCGCATTCATTACATTCATCGTATTCACATTCGAGTTTATACTTGACCTAGGGAGAGGAGTCATCGGTGACAGCATAGTACTAGCTATAGCCTTATTGATATTGGTTTCATTCCTATCCGGCTGGCTTTTAAATGCCGGAAAACAGTTCATCACCTACTTCGACTTCAAATTGTATCGGTCAGGTGACACATTAAAATACAAAAGAGGTTTATTGAAACGATACAGCGGTACAATACCATTGGACAAACTACAAAACATAACAGTCAGGGAGAACGTACTTCAAAGAATAATCGGGTATGCAGCACTCGACATAGACACCGCTGGATATTCAGCTCAACAAAGAGCCGAATCAGGAGCTGAAGTAGCAATCCCAATAACCAAGATAGATAACATACCTACAATAATCAAAAAAATTGAAGGGGTGGAGCTAGAAAGACTGGAAAAAATCGCAGAAAGAGCTATGCAGAGGTACGGAATAAGATACTCAATCCTAGCAATACTAATAACCATACCGATATACCTATTCGCAGAAATACCTCAAACAACCCTAATAATAACAATCATAGTTCTATTCACTCTCGCCCTCACTGCAGCCTACCTCAAATGGATACACAAAGGCTACAAACCACTAGAAAACTACCTAATCACCCGAAACGGGTTCTGGAAAAGACAGACTAAAATAGTTCCCTACTACCGTATACAAAACGTAATCGTGCAGAGCAGTTTCCTACAGAGAAGATGGAAGCTAGCGTCAGTCATACCCGACACTGCAGGCACATACATAAATATAGGTGGAGAGATAATCGCAACCGACCTCGATAAAAACGACGCAAGAGAACTTGGAGACACATTATTCAGAAAACTACAGAAAGCACTAAAAGAATACCGAAAACAAAAAACCCAAGAAAAAACTAATGAAAGCCTGAGTAGTGGTCAAGAGAAAATTGATGAAGTCTAA
- a CDS encoding S49 family peptidase, with product MSTIFKGIKNKLSRNRLAIIPIEGPIVGDSSSGGFSSLFKSPIAEAEEYIDKVMENDRYKAVIFQINSPGGSPYKSKEISDKIQKMDKPTIACIGELGASGAYWIASACDRVYADKLSTVGGIGTLSIRPDFSELLKKIGIEIDVESKGKYKQFGMPFAEPTEEEKEVREKVLNNINNMFTEHVKQNRKINDDGDVFEGKVYLGEEALEVGLIDQIAGIEKAIETTKKETNKDLTIIDYNKKIGKGPSIKNLFK from the coding sequence GTGTCTACTATTTTCAAAGGAATCAAAAATAAGTTATCTAGAAACCGACTAGCTATAATACCTATCGAAGGCCCAATCGTAGGAGATAGTTCAAGCGGCGGTTTCTCATCACTATTCAAATCACCAATTGCTGAAGCAGAAGAATATATCGACAAAGTAATGGAAAATGACCGTTACAAAGCAGTAATATTCCAAATAAACTCACCCGGAGGATCACCATACAAAAGCAAAGAAATAAGCGACAAAATCCAAAAGATGGATAAACCCACAATAGCATGCATCGGAGAACTAGGGGCATCTGGAGCATACTGGATAGCATCTGCATGCGACCGCGTATACGCCGACAAACTATCAACAGTAGGAGGTATAGGAACACTCTCAATAAGACCCGACTTCTCAGAACTACTCAAAAAAATAGGAATAGAAATCGACGTAGAATCAAAAGGAAAATACAAACAATTCGGAATGCCATTCGCCGAACCAACAGAAGAGGAAAAAGAAGTCCGAGAAAAAGTCCTAAACAACATAAACAACATGTTCACCGAACACGTCAAACAAAACAGAAAAATAAACGACGACGGAGACGTATTCGAAGGCAAAGTATACCTCGGAGAAGAAGCACTAGAAGTAGGCCTAATCGACCAAATCGCAGGAATAGAAAAAGCAATAGAAACAACCAAAAAAGAAACAAACAAAGACCTAACCATAATAGACTACAACAAAAAAATAGGAAAAGGCCCATCAATAAAAAACCTATTCAAATAA
- a CDS encoding phosphoribosylaminoimidazolesuccinocarboxamide synthase — MGSVKDLEVLEKPTKNEMGIGRFHFSDRYSVFDWGEMPDLIESKGAALCIMGAFCFERLEEVGVETHYRGLVRDGETFGLEEIDEPTDVMEVDLTRVVEPGYVDGYDYSVYQEFAENGEGNFLIPLEVIYRNGLPEGSSVFRRFDRGDITPGDFGLEEIPEPGSDLDSPLFDVSTKLEERDRYISWDIAREIAGLSKEELTEIRDILGTVNEVITKAAEDAGFKNEDGKIELAFDPEREPMVVDVVGTLDECRFTYDGVQVSKQVVRDYYRDTEWHQVVKEAKKTAKEQGIRDWREHAEEPPSIDPELKDITINLYKSAANEFIGRELFDSPSLETVIGRYKTYVDN, encoded by the coding sequence ATGGGTAGTGTAAAAGATCTTGAGGTTTTAGAGAAGCCAACTAAAAACGAGATGGGGATTGGTAGATTTCATTTTTCAGATAGGTATTCTGTTTTTGATTGGGGTGAGATGCCTGATTTGATTGAGTCTAAAGGCGCAGCTCTTTGCATTATGGGTGCTTTTTGTTTTGAAAGGCTTGAGGAGGTTGGTGTTGAAACACATTACCGTGGTTTGGTTCGTGATGGCGAAACTTTTGGGCTTGAAGAGATTGATGAACCAACCGATGTTATGGAGGTTGATTTGACTCGAGTTGTTGAGCCTGGATATGTGGATGGTTATGACTACTCTGTGTATCAAGAGTTTGCTGAAAATGGTGAGGGCAACTTCTTGATCCCTCTTGAGGTTATATATAGGAATGGACTTCCAGAAGGATCCAGTGTTTTCAGGCGTTTTGACCGTGGTGATATAACTCCAGGTGATTTTGGTTTGGAAGAGATTCCTGAACCAGGAAGTGACTTGGATAGTCCGTTGTTCGATGTTTCAACTAAACTTGAAGAAAGAGATCGATATATAAGTTGGGATATAGCTCGTGAGATAGCTGGTTTGAGTAAAGAAGAACTAACTGAGATAAGAGATATTTTAGGTACGGTTAATGAAGTTATAACTAAGGCTGCTGAAGATGCTGGGTTCAAGAACGAGGATGGTAAGATAGAGCTTGCTTTTGACCCTGAAAGGGAACCGATGGTTGTTGATGTTGTTGGAACGCTTGATGAATGTAGGTTCACTTATGATGGGGTTCAAGTGAGTAAGCAAGTGGTTAGAGATTATTATAGGGATACCGAGTGGCATCAGGTTGTTAAGGAAGCTAAAAAAACAGCTAAAGAACAAGGGATCCGTGATTGGAGGGAACATGCAGAGGAACCACCTTCTATTGACCCTGAACTAAAGGATATAACCATAAACCTATATAAATCCGCTGCAAACGAGTTCATAGGTAGGGAGTTATTTGATTCCCCATCCCTTGAAACTGTGATAGGGCGCTATAAAACATATGTGGATAATTGA
- the larA gene encoding nickel-dependent lactate racemase: MKFDSDVVVSPDFGLDVLSESCLISRLDCCVDGYRSVNGFLSDLDSVLVILNDLKRDTPTKKVLECLDSYVDLSGLGGSVCFSGLVATGSHSPPTDRELDSIVGGISGLEDRTFVHRAQDDSYVDVGVTSRGTPIKIDSFLSDFDGVICINSVEPHYFAGYTGGRKSIIPGVAHYKTIERNHEHALSSKAKVLHLDDNPVHLDMVEGCQMVIDQLKPVFLGINVVSDGERIFDLKSGTVMGSFHGVLDTAEALYSLEMDRRDKFDVVISKVGEPLNKNLYQSLKGFEHGRSLLKENGVLILVSKCSEGVGPSEFYKRLKKSGNPEKIMKEIEENYTLGSHKTYSLLEFLKKHEMYIVSSLPDNVIQNCFCKPASGIEETIKKIKKRYEKDPDILVINNSGKFVPKLKNYE, translated from the coding sequence ATGAAATTTGATTCTGATGTGGTGGTTTCTCCAGATTTTGGGTTGGATGTTCTTAGTGAATCTTGTTTGATTTCTCGTTTAGATTGTTGTGTTGATGGTTATCGGTCTGTTAATGGTTTTTTAAGTGATTTAGATAGTGTTTTGGTTATATTGAATGATTTGAAGCGGGATACTCCTACCAAAAAAGTTTTAGAGTGTCTTGATAGTTATGTTGATTTGTCTGGGTTAGGTGGTTCTGTTTGTTTTAGTGGTTTGGTTGCTACAGGAAGTCATTCTCCACCTACCGATAGGGAGCTAGATTCAATTGTCGGGGGTATTTCAGGTTTAGAAGATAGGACTTTTGTTCATAGGGCGCAGGATGATAGTTATGTTGATGTTGGTGTTACCTCTCGCGGTACACCTATTAAAATCGATAGTTTTTTATCGGATTTCGATGGCGTTATATGTATAAACTCTGTTGAGCCTCATTATTTTGCTGGATATACTGGTGGTAGAAAATCGATTATTCCTGGCGTTGCTCACTATAAAACAATTGAGAGAAATCATGAACATGCATTGTCAAGTAAGGCTAAAGTATTGCATTTAGACGATAATCCTGTACATCTAGATATGGTGGAGGGATGTCAGATGGTTATCGATCAGTTGAAGCCGGTTTTTTTAGGTATAAATGTTGTTAGTGATGGGGAACGTATTTTTGATTTAAAGTCTGGTACTGTAATGGGTTCGTTTCACGGTGTCTTAGATACTGCTGAGGCTCTTTATTCATTGGAGATGGATCGTAGAGATAAATTCGATGTTGTTATATCCAAGGTTGGTGAACCATTGAATAAAAACCTATACCAATCTCTCAAAGGATTTGAACATGGACGTAGTTTGTTGAAAGAGAATGGGGTTCTAATTTTGGTGAGTAAATGTAGTGAGGGAGTTGGTCCATCTGAATTCTATAAGAGGTTGAAAAAATCTGGTAATCCCGAAAAAATAATGAAAGAGATAGAAGAAAATTATACACTGGGTAGCCATAAAACATACAGCCTACTAGAGTTTCTAAAAAAACACGAGATGTATATTGTTTCATCACTGCCAGATAACGTAATACAAAACTGTTTCTGTAAACCAGCTTCAGGAATAGAAGAAACGATAAAGAAAATAAAAAAGAGATATGAAAAAGATCCTGATATACTGGTTATAAATAATAGTGGGAAATTTGTGCCTAAACTAAAAAACTATGAGTAA
- a CDS encoding DUF2240 family protein, translated as MKNTIKELKYITANPFKRKGKKELEKNRFIFTLSIDLNWFKTDEAKQIMETAIKNNLLIENEETVKANYDLNQIELTLDYTPNQKTIQKIKQIQHTQQKPKNQKQKNNDFHKKLNLPKKQTQKEIQKIQKEMKGLIDKETATLILARKKGINIDEQTEKTLRKTLKT; from the coding sequence ATGAAAAACACTATAAAAGAACTAAAATACATAACAGCCAACCCATTCAAACGCAAAGGAAAAAAAGAACTAGAAAAAAACCGATTCATCTTCACACTATCAATAGACCTAAACTGGTTCAAAACAGACGAAGCCAAACAAATAATGGAAACCGCAATAAAAAACAACCTACTAATAGAAAACGAAGAAACAGTCAAAGCAAACTACGACCTAAACCAAATCGAACTAACACTAGACTACACACCAAACCAAAAAACAATACAAAAAATCAAGCAAATACAACACACACAACAAAAACCAAAAAACCAAAAACAAAAAAACAACGACTTCCACAAAAAACTAAACCTACCCAAAAAACAAACCCAAAAAGAAATACAAAAAATCCAAAAAGAAATGAAAGGATTAATAGACAAAGAAACAGCCACACTCATTCTCGCCAGAAAAAAAGGAATAAACATAGACGAACAAACAGAAAAAACACTAAGAAAAACACTAAAAACTTAA
- a CDS encoding elongation factor 1-beta, giving the protein MGDVAAKIKVMPKSPEVDLDELESTIKELVTMGSVNKVEREDVAFGLKALMLTIVVPDGEGGTEVIEEKLSEVGDIESVRVEGVNRLM; this is encoded by the coding sequence ATGGGTGACGTTGCAGCTAAAATAAAGGTAATGCCTAAAAGCCCTGAAGTCGATTTAGACGAGCTGGAGAGCACTATAAAGGAACTAGTTACGATGGGTAGTGTTAATAAGGTTGAGAGAGAGGATGTGGCTTTTGGTTTAAAAGCATTAATGTTGACCATTGTTGTCCCAGATGGAGAGGGAGGAACAGAGGTTATTGAAGAGAAGTTAAGCGAGGTCGGTGATATTGAGAGTGTACGGGTTGAAGGCGTAAACCGCCTTATGTAA
- a CDS encoding cell division protein SepF, producing MSNGFLDSIFGTKTRYKGFENYVDLENIDYEQDVEDEGPSIKVAEVREMEDATLVKEQIYSGNIVVIDISAIMNDEKMRERIVTEIQYSTKDVGGDIAGIGEKMVIATPAGVKIDRRIIGGGDFR from the coding sequence ATGTCCAATGGTTTCTTAGACAGTATATTTGGAACTAAAACCCGCTACAAAGGTTTCGAGAACTATGTAGACCTCGAGAACATCGATTATGAACAAGACGTCGAAGACGAAGGTCCATCAATAAAAGTCGCAGAAGTAAGAGAGATGGAAGACGCCACACTGGTTAAAGAACAGATATACTCAGGCAATATAGTAGTAATCGATATATCCGCAATAATGAACGACGAAAAAATGCGTGAAAGAATAGTAACAGAAATACAGTACTCAACAAAAGATGTCGGAGGAGACATCGCTGGAATCGGAGAAAAAATGGTAATAGCAACTCCCGCAGGAGTTAAAATAGACAGAAGAATAATAGGTGGTGGAGACTTCCGGTAA
- a CDS encoding HVO_2753 family zinc finger protein, whose translation MSENKSKRVRCVSCGITITGPAYTSFPCPECGDEEIARCKMCRKQSNKYECPDCGFLGP comes from the coding sequence ATGTCCGAAAATAAATCTAAACGTGTAAGATGTGTTTCCTGTGGTATAACGATTACAGGTCCAGCATACACTTCATTCCCATGTCCGGAGTGTGGGGATGAGGAGATAGCTAGATGCAAGATGTGTCGAAAGCAGAGCAATAAATATGAATGTCCTGACTGTGGTTTCTTGGGGCCGTGA